The following proteins come from a genomic window of Natronosalvus vescus:
- a CDS encoding Hsp20/alpha crystallin family protein: MRRDDRDEPFDDLFREIERMMNEMMSGADVDFESGGAVDSGFGTDTHVDVHDADDEVRVIADLPGVEKQNIELECDGKTLTISARSDHREYDERVSLPRRVNEHTASATYNNGVLEVVFEPAEKSSDISLE, from the coding sequence ATGCGCCGTGACGACCGCGACGAACCCTTTGATGACCTCTTTCGAGAGATCGAACGGATGATGAACGAGATGATGAGTGGGGCCGACGTAGACTTCGAATCGGGGGGAGCCGTCGATAGCGGCTTCGGAACCGACACCCACGTCGACGTCCACGACGCAGACGACGAAGTCCGCGTCATCGCTGACCTTCCAGGCGTCGAAAAACAGAATATCGAACTCGAGTGCGACGGCAAGACCCTCACCATCTCCGCCCGGAGCGACCACCGCGAGTACGACGAGCGCGTCTCCCTGCCCCGTCGGGTCAACGAACACACCGCCTCGGCGACCTACAACAACGGCGTCCTCGAGGTCGTCTTCGAACCGGCCGAGAAATCCTCGGACATCAGCCTCGAGTAG